In Penicillium oxalicum strain HP7-1 chromosome I, whole genome shotgun sequence, a single window of DNA contains:
- a CDS encoding Glycogen [starch] synthase, with protein sequence MADESGSEPIKRDVRNHVLFEIATEVANRVGGIYSVLKSKAPVTTAEYGERYTLIGPLNKSSAAVEVEELTPACPAMRETIKSMQERGVEIVYGRWLIEGAPRVLLINTGTGYRWLDEWKGDLWNTSGIPSPSADNETNEAIVFGYLVAWFLGEYIAHERRRAVVAHFHEWLAGVALPLTKKRHMDLTTIFTTHATLLGRYLCAGSVDFYNNLQFFDVDAEAGKRGIYHRYCIERAAAHSADVFTTVSHITAFESEHLLKRKPDGVLPNGLNVKKFSAMHEFQNLHSQAKEKINDFVRGHFYGHNDFDLNNTLYLFTAGRYEFRNKGVDMFIEGLARLNHRLKASGSTTTVVAFIIMPAQTSSLTVESLKGQAVVKSLRDTIENIEKGIGKRMYERCLEWKEGDNMPDEKDLITSQDRVLLRRRLFAMKRHGLPPIVTHNMVNDSEDPILNQLRRVELFNNSSDRVKIVFHPEFLNSSNPVLPLDYDDFVRGTHLGVFPSYYEPWGYTPAECTVMGVPSITTNLSGFGCYMEELIENSSDYGIYIVDRRAKGVDDSVNQLTDFMYQFTLKSRRQRINQRNRTERLSDLLDWKRMGLEYVKARQLALRRAYPSSFDGAEDYFDMIGGTDQKVSRPLSVPGSPRDRSGMMTPGDFASLQEGREGLSTEDYIAWKLPEEEEPDDHFYPLTLRQRKPSDRPQSPLDRISVNGGRESPKE encoded by the exons TTCGAGATTGCGACCGAAGTGGCGAACCGAGTGGGTGGTATCTATTCGGTGCTCAAATCAAAAGCACCGGTCACCACCGCCGAGTATGGGGAGCGCTACACTTTGATCGGCCCGCTGAACAAATCGTCGGCGGCCGTCGAGGTCGAAGAATTGACCCCCGCATGCCCCGCCATGCGCGAGACGATCAAGTCGATGCAGGAGCGAGGTGTGGAGATCGTGTATGGTCGATGGCTGATCGAGGGTGCCCCCCGTGTCCTGCTGATCAACACTGGCACCGGCTACCGCTGGCTGGATGAGTGGAAGGGTGATCTGTGGAACACCTCCGGGatcccttctccctcggccGATAATGAGACTAACGAGGCCATTGTGTTTGGTTACCTGGTAGCCTGGTTCTTGGGCGAG TACATTGCTCACGAGCGCCGTCGCGCCGTGGTGGCCCATTTCCATGAATGGCTCGCTGGTGTTGCCCTTCCCCTGACCAAGAAGCGACACATGGATTTGACCACCATTTTCACCACTCACGCTACTCTGCTCGGTCGCTACCTCTGCGCCGGATCCGTGGACTTTTACAACAACCTCCAGTTCTTTGACGTGGACGCCGAGGCAGGAAAGCGGGGTATCTACCACCGCTACTGCATTGAGCGCGCGGCTGCTCACAGCGCGGACGTCTTCACCACCGTCTCTCACATTACCGCCTTTGAGAGTGAGCATCTGCTGAAACGCAAGCCGGATGGGGTCTTGCCCAACGGTCTCAACGTCAAGAAGTTCTCGGCCATGCACGAGTTCCAGAATCTGCACTCgcaggccaaggagaagatcaatgACTTTGTCCGCGGACACTTCTACGGCCACAATGACTTTGACTTGAACAACACCCTCTACCTCTTCACTGCTGGTCGGTATGAGTTCCGCAATAAGGGTGTCGACATGTTCATCGAGGGACTGGCGCGCCTGAACCACCGTCTCAAGGCGAGTGGCTCGACCACCACGGTCGTCGCGTTCATCATCATGCCCGCACAGACCTCCTCTCTCACGGTCGAGTCCCTCAAGGGCCAGGCGGTGGTCAAGTCCCTGCGCGACACGATCGAGAACATTGAGAAGGGCATCGGCAAGCGCATGTATGAGCGCTGCCTTGAATGGAAGGAAGGTGACAACATGCCGGACGAGAAGGACCTGATCACCAGCCAGGATCGGGTTCTCTTGCGCCGTCGCCTGTTCGCCATGAAGCGTCACGGTCTTCCCCCCATTGTCACGCACAACATGGTCAATGACTCCGAAGACCCCATCCTGAACCAGCTACGCCGCGTGGAGCTGTTCAACAACTCGTCGGATCGGGTCAAGATTGTCTTCCATCCCGAATTCCTCAACTCCTCCAACCCAGTGCTTCCCCTGGACTACGACGACTTCGTCCGTGGTACCCACCTGGGTGTGTTCCCCTCCTACTACGAGCCCTGGGGTTACACTCCTGCCGAGTGCACCGTGATGGGTGTTCCCAGTATCACGACCAACTTGTCTGGATTCGGGTGCTACATGGAGGAGTTGATCGAGAATTCCTCCGATTACGGCATCTACATCGTGGATCGTCGCGCCAAGGGGGTCGACGACTCGGTGAACCAATTGACCGATTTCATGTACCAATTCACTCTGAAGAGCCGTCGGCAGCGCATCAACCAGAGGAACCGTACCGAGCGTCTGAGTGACCTCCTGGACTGGAAGCGTATGGGCTTGGAATACGTCAAGGCTCGCCAGCTGGCCTTGCGACGAG CTTATCCTTCCTCGTTCGATGGTGCGGAAGACTACTTCGACATGATCGGTGGGACTGATCAGAAGGTCTCGCGCCCCTTGTCGGTGCCAGGGTCCCCTCGGGATCGATCCGGGATGATGACCCCCGGTGACTTTGCCTCGCTGCAAGAAGGCCGTGAGGGACTGAGTACGGAGGACTACATTGCGTGGAAGTTGCC tgaggaggaggagcccgATGACCACTTTTACCCGCTTACTCTGCGCCAGCGCAAGCCCAGTGATCGACCTCAGTCTCCGCTGGACCGCATCTCCGTCAATGGAGGACGCGAAAGTCCCAAGGAGTAG